In one window of Paraflavitalea soli DNA:
- a CDS encoding FtsX-like permease family protein, which produces MALSFQPVKPLLQTGTNAWSRWFSYAGLGIGVLLLLCSIQMYINIQQLLGGDSPRKDGYDFISISKTITNETMGQLDKNLFTEADMKELGSKPFVEGVSPLLANNFRFQLSGGSLVPFVSDFFVESLDDSFIDTVPPTFKWQTGDEVVPIIIASDFLEIYNVFAPGYGLPQISEATATQLGLQLICYHPDGTRETFRGRVVALSDRVNSIIVPKNFLDWANNKFGTTKDIRASRLYVKTKDANNPDFLSFLQQKNYKVNKDKTKFGRVKQVLQGVFSGLGIFGLLVVVLALMLFSFYLQLMIARSKDNLQLLLVLGYSPNWLSKNVARRFIPVYILVVVCAVVLTQLMQWAFHHFAMFDREELSTPLHWSVFAVAAFLIMLSLVTNYRMVKRLLYKMV; this is translated from the coding sequence GTGGCATTATCCTTCCAACCCGTAAAGCCGCTGTTACAAACAGGCACCAACGCCTGGTCGCGCTGGTTTTCCTATGCAGGACTGGGTATCGGTGTATTACTGCTGCTCTGTTCTATCCAGATGTATATTAATATACAGCAGTTGCTGGGTGGCGATTCGCCGCGTAAGGATGGCTATGATTTCATTTCGATCTCCAAAACGATCACGAATGAAACGATGGGGCAGCTGGACAAGAACCTGTTTACGGAAGCGGACATGAAGGAACTGGGCTCCAAACCCTTTGTGGAAGGGGTATCACCCCTGCTGGCCAATAATTTTCGTTTCCAACTTAGTGGCGGTTCGTTGGTGCCTTTTGTGAGTGATTTCTTTGTGGAATCTTTGGATGATAGTTTCATAGACACTGTACCACCTACTTTCAAGTGGCAGACCGGCGATGAAGTGGTACCCATTATAATCGCCTCTGACTTCCTGGAGATATACAATGTATTTGCGCCCGGCTATGGATTGCCGCAGATATCAGAAGCGACGGCCACACAATTGGGCCTGCAGTTGATCTGTTATCATCCTGATGGTACACGGGAAACCTTCCGTGGACGGGTGGTAGCGCTGAGCGACCGGGTCAACTCGATCATTGTTCCCAAGAATTTTCTCGACTGGGCCAATAACAAGTTTGGCACTACGAAGGATATCCGGGCATCGCGCCTGTATGTAAAAACGAAAGATGCCAACAATCCGGACTTTCTCAGCTTTTTGCAGCAGAAGAATTACAAGGTCAATAAAGACAAGACAAAGTTTGGCCGTGTGAAGCAGGTATTGCAGGGTGTTTTCAGCGGGCTGGGGATATTTGGCTTGCTGGTAGTGGTACTGGCGCTGATGCTGTTTTCTTTTTACCTGCAATTGATGATCGCCCGCAGTAAGGATAATCTGCAATTGTTGCTGGTGCTGGGATATTCTCCCAACTGGCTTAGCAAGAACGTAGCCCGCCGATTTATTCCGGTCTATATACTGGTAGTGGTCTGTGCGGTAGTGTTAACGCAGCTGATGCAATGGGCCTTTCATCACTTTGCCATGTTTGACCGCGAAGAACTTTCTACACCGCTACACTGGAGTGTATTTGCGGTAGCAGCCTTTCTGATAATGCTTTCGCTGGTGACGAATTACAGGATGGTAAAGCGGTTACTTTATAAGATGGTGTGA
- a CDS encoding DinB family protein: MTIEQVIIDITAHINNIPFRYSEIPAEELLQRPAPGKWSKKEILGHLIDSAINNLKRFVDVQSQPQPYTILRYMQDELVTINRYQDLPLDHMLLLWKTLNQQIVYVISAIPVEKFPYKVITPAGDHQTLEWLVIDYIEHMDHHWKQVFGE; encoded by the coding sequence ATGACCATCGAACAAGTGATCATCGACATTACCGCCCACATCAACAATATTCCTTTCCGGTACAGTGAGATACCTGCAGAAGAGCTGCTGCAAAGACCAGCGCCAGGTAAATGGTCAAAGAAGGAAATACTGGGCCACCTGATCGATTCTGCCATCAACAACCTCAAGCGTTTTGTAGATGTGCAAAGTCAGCCACAACCTTACACCATACTCCGCTATATGCAGGATGAACTGGTAACCATCAACCGCTACCAGGATCTGCCATTAGACCATATGCTGCTCTTATGGAAAACCCTCAACCAACAGATCGTATACGTGATCAGTGCTATTCCTGTGGAAAAGTTTCCCTATAAAGTGATCACTCCTGCCGGTGACCACCAGACCCTCGAGTGGCTGGTCATCGACTACATCGAGCACATGGACCACCACTGGAAGCAGGTGTTTGGGGAATAG
- a CDS encoding ATP-binding cassette domain-containing protein, translated as MTITLQDVLPSYFEESRRHQSEVWGKQLVFNKGEYIKIVAPSGSGKSSLTHFLYGMRHEYNGNLLYDKANLHSFTVEDFARYRKDHISIVFQDLRLFPEQTVRENLELKRQLNPFHPPEKITEMAERLGIGNKLSTKSRICSYGEQQRVAIIRSLLQPFDFLLLDEPFSHLDDNNSKKAMELMLEEAKARNAGILFADLERVDFFPWTRLYHL; from the coding sequence ATGACTATTACCCTCCAGGATGTATTACCATCCTATTTTGAAGAAAGCCGGCGCCATCAATCGGAAGTTTGGGGAAAGCAACTGGTATTCAATAAAGGAGAATACATCAAGATCGTGGCGCCCTCCGGAAGCGGCAAATCGTCGCTCACGCATTTTCTCTACGGCATGCGCCATGAGTACAATGGTAATCTACTTTACGATAAGGCCAATCTTCATTCGTTTACTGTAGAAGACTTCGCCCGGTACCGGAAGGATCATATCAGTATTGTATTCCAGGACCTGCGGCTGTTTCCGGAGCAAACGGTACGGGAGAACCTGGAATTGAAACGGCAGTTAAATCCCTTTCATCCGCCGGAAAAGATCACGGAAATGGCAGAAAGGCTGGGCATCGGTAATAAGCTCTCTACGAAGAGCCGTATCTGTTCGTATGGGGAGCAACAACGGGTAGCCATCATCCGGTCGCTGCTGCAGCCCTTCGATTTTTTGTTATTGGATGAGCCATTCAGTCACCTGGACGACAACAATTCGAAGAAGGCGATGGAACTGATGCTGGAAGAAGCCAAGGCGCGTAATGCAGGTATCCTGTTTGCCGACCTGGAGCGTGTAGATTTTTTTCCCTGGACAAGGTTGTATCATTTATAA
- a CDS encoding NADH-quinone oxidoreductase subunit A, protein MMYLLQVSSVAQNPDNSFWYFPIGLQLLFAIVFVGAMMGVTHWLGPKRNTADKLENFASGIKSHGDARQPMAIKYFLVAILFVLFDVEVIFFYPYAVNFRALDWDGFWAVLMFVGFFLCGFIYIIKKGALTWED, encoded by the coding sequence ATGATGTACCTGTTGCAAGTTTCTTCTGTTGCCCAGAATCCGGACAACTCCTTCTGGTATTTCCCTATCGGTCTACAACTCTTATTCGCGATCGTGTTTGTGGGTGCTATGATGGGTGTAACCCACTGGCTTGGTCCCAAACGTAACACGGCTGATAAGCTGGAGAATTTCGCCAGCGGTATCAAAAGTCATGGAGATGCGCGCCAGCCTATGGCCATTAAGTACTTCCTCGTTGCTATCCTGTTCGTATTATTTGATGTGGAAGTGATCTTCTTCTATCCTTATGCTGTCAATTTCAGAGCACTGGATTGGGATGGTTTTTGGGCTGTACTTATGTTTGTTGGATTTTTCCTTTGTGGGTTTATATATATAATTAAGAAAGGAGCGTTAACCTGGGAAGATTAA
- the hisS gene encoding histidine--tRNA ligase yields the protein MTKPSLPQGTRDFGPEVVRKRQYILNTIRTTFELYGFQPLETPAMENLETLMGKYGEEGDKLIFKILNNGLNDAKNIDKAKAAFDNVLLGKNDKNLTERALRYDLTIPFARYVAMNHGQLTFPFKRYQIQPVWRADRPQKGRYREFYQCDADVVGSNGLLNEVELAAIYWQVFSKLGITVEIKINSRKILAALAEACGGSDKMVDITVAIDKLDKIGIDKVKEELLTRGLDEHQVAIIVQYLDISGSNTEKLNKLKELVGSLPAGAKGIEELEFVIGHFATLVLADPAAASPLLVDFTLARGLNYYTGIIFEVKAQGVQMGSIGGGGRYDDLTGLFGVPNIPGVGISFGVDRIYDVLEELKLFPQEVQTGTQVLFFNLGDAESKSAFSLMQSLRNSGIRCELYHEQAKFEKQFKYADKKNIPFAVIIGSKELEAKTCVVKHLGKGEQQEVKWEALEEAVSGL from the coding sequence ATGACCAAACCATCACTACCACAGGGAACAAGGGATTTCGGACCGGAAGTAGTTCGCAAGCGACAATATATCCTCAACACCATCCGCACCACGTTTGAATTGTACGGGTTTCAGCCATTGGAAACACCTGCTATGGAAAACCTGGAAACACTGATGGGCAAGTACGGGGAAGAAGGAGATAAGCTGATCTTCAAAATCCTCAATAATGGCCTGAATGATGCAAAAAACATTGATAAGGCTAAAGCAGCTTTTGATAACGTGTTGCTGGGAAAAAATGATAAGAACCTTACGGAAAGGGCCTTGCGGTATGATCTTACCATTCCGTTTGCCCGCTACGTGGCCATGAACCATGGGCAATTGACCTTTCCCTTTAAACGGTACCAGATACAACCGGTATGGCGGGCCGACCGGCCCCAGAAAGGCCGTTATCGCGAGTTTTACCAGTGTGATGCGGATGTGGTAGGCAGCAATGGGCTGCTGAACGAAGTAGAGCTGGCGGCGATCTATTGGCAGGTATTCAGCAAACTGGGCATTACGGTAGAGATCAAGATCAATAGCCGGAAAATACTGGCAGCGCTGGCGGAAGCCTGTGGCGGCAGTGATAAGATGGTAGATATTACAGTGGCGATCGACAAGCTGGATAAGATAGGTATCGACAAAGTGAAGGAAGAATTACTCACCCGCGGACTGGATGAGCACCAGGTAGCGATCATTGTTCAATATCTCGACATTAGTGGCAGCAATACGGAAAAGCTCAATAAACTGAAAGAGCTGGTAGGTAGCCTGCCTGCAGGCGCCAAGGGAATTGAAGAGCTGGAATTTGTGATCGGTCATTTTGCTACGCTGGTATTGGCAGATCCGGCAGCGGCCTCTCCCCTGCTGGTGGACTTTACGCTGGCGCGTGGCCTTAACTATTATACAGGGATCATTTTCGAAGTAAAAGCGCAGGGTGTTCAAATGGGCAGTATCGGCGGCGGCGGCCGTTATGATGACCTCACGGGCCTGTTTGGCGTGCCCAATATTCCCGGGGTAGGTATCTCCTTTGGGGTAGACCGGATCTATGATGTACTGGAAGAACTGAAGTTATTCCCGCAGGAGGTACAAACGGGCACACAGGTATTGTTCTTTAACCTGGGAGATGCAGAAAGCAAGAGCGCCTTTAGCCTCATGCAATCTTTGCGCAACAGTGGTATCCGTTGTGAGCTATACCATGAGCAAGCCAAGTTTGAGAAGCAATTCAAATACGCGGATAAAAAGAACATTCCCTTTGCGGTCATTATCGGCAGTAAGGAGCTCGAGGCCAAAACCTGTGTGGTTAAGCACCTGGGCAAAGGGGAACAGCAGGAAGTAAAGTGGGAGGCGCTGGAAGAGGCAGTATCGGGACTTTAA
- a CDS encoding low molecular weight protein-tyrosine-phosphatase produces the protein MKILMVCLGNICRSPLAEGILQHKVRQAGLNWTVESAGTNSYHTGDAPHPLSQKVALLHGIDISQQRARRLMGVDFERYDKIYALAGNVIADMRSLARQQFQPAKVDLLMNELYPGSNIDVPDPYYGEEPGYHEVFKMIDEACDMIISRYATLNTKRS, from the coding sequence ATGAAGATCTTAATGGTTTGCCTGGGGAATATATGCCGCAGTCCCCTGGCGGAAGGAATTTTACAGCACAAGGTCCGGCAGGCCGGGCTCAACTGGACGGTGGAGAGTGCCGGCACGAATAGCTATCACACGGGTGACGCGCCCCACCCTTTATCGCAGAAGGTAGCACTGCTGCATGGCATCGACATCAGCCAGCAACGGGCGCGCCGCCTTATGGGGGTCGATTTTGAGCGCTATGACAAGATCTATGCGCTGGCAGGCAATGTGATCGCGGACATGCGATCGCTGGCCCGGCAGCAATTTCAGCCTGCCAAGGTAGACCTCCTGATGAATGAGCTGTATCCTGGCAGCAATATAGATGTTCCGGACCCCTATTATGGTGAGGAACCCGGCTACCATGAAGTATTTAAGATGATCGACGAGGCCTGCGATATGATCATAAGCCGATACGCGACATTGAACACTAAGAGAAGCTAG
- a CDS encoding NADH-quinone oxidoreductase subunit B has translation MARPVQYNIYGKTDVKLVKEGPEGYMGEAFMATTLEQVVGLARKNSLWPLPFATSCCGIEFMATMGAHYDLARFGAERVGFSPRQCDLLMVMGTIAKKMGPVVKQVYLQMAEPRWVLAMGACASSGGIFDTYSVLQGIDQIIPVDVYIPGCPPRPEAVLDGFMRVQDLVGKESLRRRNSDKYKQLMESYGIQ, from the coding sequence ATGGCACGTCCTGTTCAATATAATATTTATGGTAAAACCGACGTGAAGTTGGTGAAGGAAGGCCCGGAAGGCTATATGGGTGAAGCGTTTATGGCTACCACACTGGAACAGGTGGTGGGTCTGGCGCGTAAAAACTCCCTCTGGCCCCTGCCATTTGCTACTTCCTGTTGTGGAATTGAATTTATGGCTACCATGGGTGCGCATTATGATCTGGCCAGGTTTGGTGCTGAGCGGGTAGGATTCTCCCCCCGCCAGTGCGATCTGCTGATGGTAATGGGTACCATTGCCAAGAAAATGGGCCCCGTTGTAAAACAGGTATACCTTCAAATGGCAGAACCCCGGTGGGTACTGGCCATGGGCGCCTGCGCTTCCAGTGGCGGTATCTTCGATACTTACAGTGTATTGCAGGGTATTGACCAGATCATCCCCGTAGATGTATACATTCCCGGATGCCCACCCCGTCCCGAAGCAGTGCTGGATGGATTTATGCGGGTGCAGGACCTCGTAGGCAAAGAAAGCCTGCGCAGAAGAAACAGTGATAAGTACAAACAGTTGATGGAAAGTTACGGAATACAATAA
- a CDS encoding DUF4836 family protein, translated as MQRTSLFGLCAIALLLITSCSSGDKSAIAIPKDAGLVLYLNTASLSSKLSWKEIQQTNWFKEAYDEADDSLAKKLLTDPDNSGVNTDADLVMFVKRQGRNGYAVFSGGLKDAAAFEAFNKKMKPQATASKDGDLNVLSLERGTVATWKDNRFIYVFDAHMDSPRSFSDGDGSTENTKLTKDSLINFAKGLYDLKSSNSLTNEDKFAALLKESGDVHIWLNSENLSGNVLGDMFSVTKLSDLTKGNATAMTLTFDNGKIDVKSKSYYNEKIAELLEKYKMKNIDADALARIPSDNLVGVLSWNYPPEGLKEFLKLGGLDGMVNGFLGEAGYSIDEFVKANKGDVLVAVSDFVIETKTETYPSYEEGGAPITNTRTNPSAKVLFAVSVNDRAAFDKMIGVVKAKMGNMANDTSFKISYSLNDKWFAAGNSEEQVNKFLAGGANNKHAGISKLAGHPGGMYIDLQKILKTSEAAATDSTTKVILGESVKMWEDVIATGGEFSNGTLTGHFEVNLVDKGTNSLKQLNQYADKLAATRKKGF; from the coding sequence ATGCAACGTACTTCCTTATTTGGCCTTTGCGCGATAGCGCTGTTGTTGATCACCTCTTGTAGCAGTGGCGATAAATCGGCCATTGCGATCCCCAAAGATGCCGGACTGGTACTTTACTTAAATACAGCTTCTTTATCCTCCAAGCTGAGCTGGAAAGAGATTCAGCAAACGAACTGGTTCAAAGAAGCATATGATGAAGCGGATGATTCGCTGGCTAAAAAACTATTGACTGATCCGGATAATTCGGGTGTAAATACAGATGCGGACCTGGTAATGTTTGTTAAACGCCAGGGAAGAAATGGATATGCTGTGTTTTCAGGAGGTCTGAAAGATGCGGCGGCCTTTGAAGCATTTAATAAAAAAATGAAGCCGCAGGCTACGGCTTCCAAAGATGGCGACCTGAATGTGCTGAGCCTGGAAAGAGGCACTGTTGCTACCTGGAAGGACAACCGGTTTATTTACGTATTCGACGCGCACATGGATAGCCCACGCAGCTTTTCGGATGGGGATGGCAGCACAGAAAACACCAAGTTGACCAAGGACAGCCTGATCAACTTTGCCAAGGGGCTCTATGACCTGAAATCTTCCAACAGCCTCACAAACGAAGATAAATTTGCCGCTCTGCTGAAAGAGAGTGGAGATGTACACATCTGGTTGAACTCAGAGAACCTCTCGGGCAATGTGCTGGGTGATATGTTCTCTGTCACTAAACTAAGCGACCTCACCAAGGGCAACGCTACTGCCATGACGCTCACTTTCGATAATGGCAAAATAGATGTGAAGTCAAAGAGTTATTACAATGAGAAAATAGCTGAGTTGCTGGAGAAATATAAAATGAAGAATATCGATGCAGATGCGCTGGCACGTATTCCTTCTGACAACCTGGTAGGTGTCCTTAGCTGGAACTATCCTCCCGAAGGATTGAAAGAGTTCCTGAAACTGGGTGGCCTCGATGGTATGGTCAACGGATTCCTGGGAGAAGCAGGCTATAGCATCGATGAGTTTGTAAAAGCCAATAAAGGGGATGTACTGGTAGCGGTTTCTGATTTTGTGATCGAAACCAAGACAGAAACCTATCCCAGTTATGAAGAAGGCGGCGCTCCGATAACTAATACCAGGACCAACCCCAGCGCCAAGGTATTGTTTGCCGTGTCTGTAAACGACAGGGCTGCATTTGATAAAATGATCGGTGTGGTGAAAGCCAAGATGGGCAATATGGCGAATGATACTTCTTTCAAGATCAGCTATTCCCTGAACGACAAATGGTTTGCTGCCGGTAATTCAGAAGAGCAGGTGAACAAGTTCCTGGCTGGCGGGGCTAATAATAAACATGCCGGCATCAGCAAGCTGGCCGGTCATCCGGGCGGCATGTATATAGACCTGCAAAAAATACTGAAGACCTCCGAAGCTGCCGCTACAGACAGCACGACCAAAGTAATACTCGGAGAATCAGTGAAGATGTGGGAAGATGTAATAGCCACTGGCGGAGAATTCAGCAACGGTACTTTAACAGGGCACTTTGAGGTGAACCTGGTAGATAAAGGCACCAACAGTCTAAAGCAACTGAACCAGTATGCGGACAAGTTAGCAGCTACCCGCAAGAAAGGATTTTAA
- a CDS encoding PstS family phosphate ABC transporter substrate-binding protein yields the protein MKRNRIINRIYKIGLAIAALGVFWIVGCQNGTGPIYQDTLKTGTIHISVDESFKPVIDSQIKVFESQNANAKIIVHYKPEAECLRDLNQDSIRMVIVTRGLQDEEAKTLATKLSFTPVFGILAYDAIAVIVNNQVRDTLFTMQDIRGMVKGISGFKYKVLLDGTTATSTVRFVVDSLLKGQPMGKNVVAAASSEGVIDYVSKNTDAVGLIGVSWIGDKDDSTQQSFLQKIKMAKVECKGCEGIYVAPVQYNIAAHRYPMVRPLYYILKENYEGLGSGFKNFLVNVDKGQKIFYRAYLLPGRSSFEVRPMQITE from the coding sequence ATGAAACGCAACAGGATAATCAATCGGATATATAAAATAGGTTTGGCCATCGCAGCATTGGGAGTGTTTTGGATAGTGGGTTGCCAAAATGGTACCGGACCAATTTATCAGGATACGCTTAAAACGGGTACTATTCACATCAGTGTGGATGAGTCCTTTAAGCCGGTTATTGATTCACAGATCAAGGTTTTTGAGTCGCAAAATGCTAACGCTAAGATCATTGTACACTATAAACCGGAAGCGGAATGTCTGCGTGATCTGAATCAGGACAGTATCCGCATGGTAATTGTTACCCGAGGTCTGCAAGATGAGGAAGCAAAGACGCTGGCAACAAAATTGTCCTTCACTCCTGTATTCGGGATATTGGCGTACGACGCTATCGCCGTCATCGTCAATAACCAGGTGCGGGATACCCTCTTTACCATGCAGGATATCCGTGGGATGGTAAAAGGGATCAGCGGTTTTAAATACAAAGTATTGCTGGATGGCACCACCGCTACCAGTACCGTGCGGTTCGTCGTCGATTCCCTGTTAAAAGGGCAGCCCATGGGTAAAAATGTGGTAGCCGCTGCCAGCAGTGAAGGTGTAATCGACTATGTATCAAAAAACACCGACGCGGTCGGACTGATAGGGGTGAGCTGGATCGGCGATAAGGATGATTCCACCCAGCAAAGTTTTTTACAGAAGATAAAAATGGCCAAGGTAGAATGCAAAGGATGTGAAGGTATTTATGTAGCCCCCGTGCAGTATAATATTGCCGCACACCGCTACCCGATGGTAAGGCCACTTTACTATATTTTAAAGGAAAATTATGAAGGCCTTGGCAGCGGATTTAAGAATTTTCTCGTCAATGTGGATAAGGGACAGAAGATATTTTACAGGGCATATTTGTTACCAGGCAGGAGTTCATTCGAAGTAAGACCTATGCAGATCACTGAATAA
- a CDS encoding tetratricopeptide repeat protein, protein MKRSFILLVATVVTGGNVLFAQSVEQGRKFFYYERWKSAQETFEKVLAANPNNIDAVYWLGQTLLEVKDSVGAKNLYQKSLTQNGNAPLLLAGIGQIELMEGKANDARQRFETAITLTKGKDVDVFNAVGRANVKARTGDANYAIEKLNQATAVKNFKDPDTYLLLGDAYRKLIDGGNAVQSYNKAFALDPKLAAAKFKTGKVYLTQGNKDYFLPAFEEAITVDPAYTPAYYELFYYWYSRDVNKAAPYLDKYIANADQGPEMEYLKTDFLYSSGKPAEAKTKAESLIAQYGDKVTPRMYRLVAFAADTLGDVNAAKKSMETFLTKANEEYPVKGTDYEELAKINSKIPGAEAEVFANLRKAIQLDTVLENKIKYISKGAALAKAKGDRLEESNWLAEAYKLKPNPTQTDLYNYAYAVYQAKNYPVADSLFCGVYQTKFPDQIYGYLWCARAKKAMDDSTNSQGLAVEAYKTLAEKARQIDSVKFKSQVVESYYYLIPYYNDIKKDRETALFYANKFVEFDPANSEAVRIQGILSKPASRPATPPANRPRTGGNAAGTNGARPAGR, encoded by the coding sequence ATGAAAAGATCATTCATTCTATTAGTAGCAACGGTTGTCACGGGAGGCAACGTCCTTTTTGCCCAGAGTGTAGAGCAGGGCAGAAAGTTTTTCTATTATGAGCGTTGGAAAAGTGCGCAGGAAACATTTGAAAAAGTACTCGCCGCCAACCCAAACAATATCGATGCTGTATACTGGTTAGGGCAAACCTTACTGGAGGTGAAAGACTCTGTAGGCGCTAAGAACCTGTATCAGAAATCGCTGACCCAAAATGGTAATGCGCCCCTGTTACTGGCAGGTATAGGTCAGATAGAATTAATGGAAGGCAAAGCCAATGATGCCCGCCAGCGTTTTGAAACAGCTATTACCCTTACCAAAGGAAAGGATGTGGATGTATTCAATGCCGTGGGTCGCGCCAACGTGAAAGCAAGAACAGGCGATGCCAATTATGCTATCGAGAAACTGAACCAGGCTACCGCCGTAAAGAACTTCAAAGATCCTGATACTTACCTGTTACTGGGCGATGCCTACAGGAAGTTGATCGACGGTGGTAATGCGGTACAATCCTATAACAAAGCATTCGCACTCGATCCCAAACTGGCCGCAGCCAAATTCAAAACAGGTAAGGTATACCTTACCCAGGGTAACAAGGATTATTTCCTGCCCGCTTTTGAAGAAGCTATCACAGTGGATCCTGCTTATACACCTGCTTACTACGAACTGTTCTACTACTGGTATTCCAGGGACGTAAATAAAGCAGCTCCTTACCTGGATAAATACATCGCGAACGCCGACCAGGGGCCTGAAATGGAATACCTGAAGACCGACTTCCTGTATTCTTCCGGAAAACCAGCCGAAGCAAAGACCAAGGCCGAAAGCCTGATCGCCCAGTATGGTGATAAGGTGACGCCCCGTATGTACCGCCTCGTAGCTTTTGCAGCTGACACACTGGGTGATGTAAATGCAGCCAAAAAGTCAATGGAAACCTTCCTCACGAAGGCCAATGAAGAGTATCCTGTTAAAGGAACTGACTATGAAGAGCTGGCAAAGATCAACAGTAAGATACCTGGCGCTGAAGCAGAAGTGTTTGCTAACCTAAGGAAAGCAATACAATTGGACACCGTACTGGAGAATAAAATAAAGTACATCAGCAAAGGTGCTGCATTGGCCAAGGCCAAAGGCGACCGTCTGGAGGAGTCCAATTGGCTGGCCGAAGCTTATAAACTGAAGCCCAATCCTACTCAAACAGACCTGTACAATTATGCTTATGCGGTGTACCAGGCTAAGAACTATCCCGTGGCTGATAGCTTATTCTGTGGTGTTTACCAGACTAAATTCCCCGATCAGATATATGGCTATTTGTGGTGTGCCCGTGCTAAAAAAGCCATGGACGATTCCACCAATTCCCAGGGATTGGCAGTAGAAGCCTATAAGACACTGGCCGAAAAAGCGCGTCAGATCGACTCGGTGAAGTTCAAATCCCAGGTAGTAGAGTCTTATTATTACCTGATCCCTTATTATAATGACATTAAAAAAGACCGGGAAACTGCTCTCTTCTATGCTAATAAATTTGTAGAGTTTGATCCTGCCAACTCAGAAGCAGTACGTATTCAGGGCATCCTTTCAAAGCCTGCATCACGTCCCGCAACACCGCCTGCCAACCGCCCCAGAACTGGTGGTAATGCGGCCGGAACAAACGGCGCAAGACCTGCAGGCCGATAA
- a CDS encoding energy transducer TonB — MKPDMILQSDMLDILFEGRNKDYGAYNLRKDYNRRLMKAMCGTLLLVLLFIGGYYWAGKMGKEAVFIPPPVETAVVLNVVEPNKPEELKPPQEQPKKVATIKSVVPVIVPDHVQADPPPSIDELEKETAAIGTKTQEGETPTGPVSPPPATEPSGTGTAPAPVPVEEDRILPVAEKMPEFPGGQDALRRFLGRHLRVPEEALEPGQRVKVPVRFVVSKDGQLSGVEFMGTADEAFKKEIMRVVAKMPRWIPGSQGGKTVAVYCMIPIIFEVSE, encoded by the coding sequence ATGAAACCAGATATGATATTGCAATCGGACATGCTCGACATATTATTTGAAGGAAGAAACAAAGACTATGGAGCATACAACCTGCGCAAGGACTATAACAGGCGGCTAATGAAGGCCATGTGCGGCACTTTGCTGCTGGTGCTGCTCTTTATCGGAGGTTATTACTGGGCAGGAAAAATGGGAAAAGAGGCGGTTTTTATACCTCCGCCGGTCGAAACAGCCGTGGTGTTGAACGTGGTGGAGCCCAACAAGCCGGAGGAGCTCAAGCCGCCACAGGAGCAACCCAAAAAAGTAGCTACCATCAAAAGCGTGGTGCCCGTCATTGTACCCGATCATGTACAGGCCGATCCGCCCCCCTCGATCGATGAACTGGAAAAGGAAACCGCCGCTATTGGTACCAAAACGCAGGAAGGGGAGACCCCTACCGGGCCTGTATCTCCCCCGCCTGCTACTGAACCAAGCGGTACTGGTACAGCACCCGCCCCTGTACCGGTAGAAGAGGACCGGATACTGCCGGTAGCCGAGAAAATGCCCGAATTCCCCGGCGGACAGGATGCCCTGCGCCGGTTCCTGGGAAGACACCTGCGGGTGCCGGAAGAAGCCCTGGAGCCTGGGCAGCGCGTGAAAGTGCCGGTACGTTTTGTCGTAAGTAAGGACGGTCAGCTATCCGGTGTGGAATTTATGGGAACAGCCGATGAAGCCTTCAAAAAAGAGATCATGCGCGTAGTGGCTAAAATGCCCCGTTGGATCCCGGGATCGCAGGGAGGAAAAACGGTGGCCGTTTACTGCATGATCCCGATCATTTTTGAAGTGTCTGAATAA